The region CAAGATCAGATTAAACATGAACTAAGTGTATATATTGAAGCAGCTAAGAATCGTAATGAAGCCTTGGACCACGTGCTTTTATATGGCCCTCCTGGATTGGGTAAAACGACGTTAGCAATGGTGATTGCACGTGAAATGGGAGTTAATATTCGAACAACTAGTGGTCCTGCGATTGAAAAGTCGGGAGATTTAGTGGCACTGTTAAATGAATTACAGCCGGGTGATATTCTATTTATTGATGAGATTCACCGATTACCTAAAATGGTTGAGGAAATGTTATATTCAGCGATGGAAGATTTCTTCGTTGACATAGTTGTGGGACAGGGACCAACCGCTCATCCCATTCATTTTCCCTTACCACCGTTTACTTTAATTGGGGCTACAACGAGAGCTGGAGTTTTGTCTGCACCATTGAGGGATCGCTTTGGAATTGTTGAGCATATGAATTATTATACTGAAAAAGATTTGACAGAAATAGTAAAGCGGTCAGCAGACATTTTTCAGACAAACATTAAAGATGAAGGTGCTCACGAGGTAGCTAGCCGTTCGCGTGGTACTCCGAGAATTGCTAATCGCTTGTTAAAACGAATTCGTGATTTTGCACAAGTAGAAAATATGAGTTCAATTAATCAGTCGATTGTTGATCGCTCGTTAAAGTTACTTGGAGTTGATGATCGTGGTTTAGACGAGGTTGATAAGAAAGTTTTAATGACTATGATCGAGTTGTATGGTGGAGGTCCCGTAGGAATAAAAACCATTGCGGCTAATATTGGTGAAGATAGTGAAACTATTTCTGAAATGTATGAACCTTATTTGTTACAGATTGGTTTTATCAAACGAACGCCAAGGGGAAGAATGGTAACGGACCGCGCGTATGAGCATTTTGGTATACCAAGTATTGATTCAAAGGAATAGGAGTTTTGAATATGACATTAACTGTTGATGATTTTGACTATGATTTACCGCATGAATTAATTGCACAAACACCAATTAAGGAACGAGATGCTTCCAGATTACTTGTTTTGGACCATAAAACAGGTGAAATGCAAGATAAACATTTCTATGATGTGATTGACCAACTAAATCCCGGTGATGCTGTCGTAATGAACAACTCTCGGGTTATGCCTGCTAGAATTTATGGAGTAAAAGGGGAAACTGGAGGGCATCTTGAAGTTCTGTTATTGCATAATATTGAGGGAGATCGATGGGAAACTTTAGTGAAACCAGCCAAAAGAGCAAAGGTTGGGACTGAGATAAATTTTGGGGATGGCGCTTTAAGGGCGACAGTGACAAAGGAACTTGAACATGGTGGACGAGAAATAGAATTTTCGTATGATGGTATTTTTATGGAAATTTTAAATCAACTTGGAGAAATGCCATTACCACCTTATATTAAGGAAAAATTGGACGACCAAGAGAGATATCAAACTGTTTACTCAAAAGAACCTGGCTCGGCAGCGGCCCCAACAGCTGGGTTGCATTGGACCAAGGAACTCTTGGATAAGGTGGAAGCTAAAGGAATTAAACTTGTTTATCTTACCTTACATGTTGGGTTGGGTACGTTTAGACCAGTTGATGAAGATAACATAGAAGATCATAAAATGCATAGTGAGTTCTACCAACTTTCTGAGGAATCTGCTAAGACACTTAACGATGTGCGAGCAAATGGTGGAAGGATTATTGCAACAGGGACAACTTCGATTAGAACTTTGGAAACAATTGGAACAAAGTTTGATGGTGAAATTAAGGCAGACAGTGGATGGACAGATATTTTTATTAAGCCCGGGTATGACTGGAAAGTTGTCGATGCATTTATAACTAATTTTCATTTACCCAAATCAACGTTAGTTATGCTAGTTGCGGCTTTCACGGGTCGTGATATGATCTTAAATGCTTACCAACACGCAATTGAAGAAAAATATCGTTTCTTCAGTTTTGGTGATGCGATGTTTATTAAATAACGAATGGAGAAATAAATTGGAACCAGCAATCAAGTACCGTTTGATTAAAACGGAAAAACATACTGGAGCAAGGCTTGGTGAAATAATTACGCCTCATGGAACATTTCCAACGCCTATTTTTATGCCTGTAGGTACGCAGGCAACGGTTAAAGCAATGTCGCCGGAAGAACTTAATGATTTAGGTGCAGACATTATTTTGGCAAATACTTACCATCTGTGGGAGCGTCCCGGTGAGGATATTGTAAAAGAAGCCGGTGGACTTCATAAGTTCATGAACTGGAATAAGGGGATTTTAACTGATTCTGGTGGCTTCCAAGTGTTTTCATTAGCTAAATTACGGGACATTACTGAAGAAGGCGTTCATTTCAGGAATGAATTAAATGGTGCAAAAATGTTTTTGTCACCAGAAAAGGCGATTCAAATTGAAAATGATCTAGGTCCTGATATTATGATGAGTTTCGACGAATGTCCTCCATATTTTGAGAGTTATGAATATGTTAAACATTCTGTTGAACGCACCAGTAGATGGGCTGAGCGAGGGCTAAAAGCACATCAAAATCCAGATACACAGGGATTGTTTGGAATTGTTCAGGGGGCCGGATTTGAGGATTTACGTAGGCAAAGCGCTAGCGACTTAGTTAGCCTTGATTTTCCTGGTTACTCTATTGGAGGTCTTTCGGTTGGTGAGTCTAAGGATGAGATGAACCGTGTTTTAGAGTTTACGACACCTATGTTGCCTGAAAACAAGCCTCGGTACTTAATGGGAGTGGGGTCTCCAGATTCACTAATTGATGGTGTAATACGTGGTGTTGACATGTTTGATTGTGTATTACCAACACGAATTGCTAGAAATGGTACATGTATGACGAGTCATGGCCGATTAGTGGTCAAAAATGCCAAATATGCCCGTGACTTCACCCCGCTTGATGACAATTGTACATGTTACACTTGTCGCAATTACACAAGAGCATACGTACGCCATTTATTAAAAACTGACGAAACCTTTGGGCTTAGACTGACAAGTATCCATAATGTTCATTTTTTGGTACATTTAATGCAAGATGTTCGTCAAGCAATTTTAGATGATAGCTTGCTGGAATTTAGACAATCGTTTTTTGATGAATACGGATATACTGAAAATCCTACTAAGAATTTTTAATCGGGTGGCTTAACGATGCTTTTTTTGTTAGAGTATACTTATAACAATAAATGAGGTGAAAATATGTTATTAGCTGCAGCAAATGGATTTGGTGGAATGAGTACAATTGTTTTCTTTATTTTGATCTTCGGATTAATGTATTTTATGATGATTCGTCCACAAAGAAAACAACAACAGAAACGTCAAGAAATGATGAATAAACTTAATGTTGGTGATCGAGTGGTTACGATTGGTCGTCTACATGGTGTGGTTGACGCAATTGATGATACTGAAAAAACAGTTACATTGGACTGTGATGGTGTATATTTAGTATTTGATCGTACAGCTATTATGCGAGTTGATCGTGAAGATTCAACTGAAAAAGTTCCAAACCAAGCAAGTGAAAAGCCAGTAGAAAGTTCCGATGAAGATAAAGATCACCAGGTTGAAGAACAACAAGATGGTGAAACAACTACTAGTGATAACGATTCTGAAAAATAAATACTAAAAAGTTGACACTTTGGGTACAAAGTTTCAACTTTTTTTGTTAAGGAAGTAGTATCATGTAGGAAGTAATTTTACTTTTAAGAATATGTGAATGGAGATTATAGTCATGGAACAGCGTGCTTTATTTATTATCTTTGGTGGAACAGGTGATTTGGCCTATAGAAAGTTGTATCCAGCACTGTTTAGTTTGTATGAGAAGGGATATTTGAAGGAACATTTTGCTGTAATTGGAACTGCAAGACGTCCCTGGACAGATGACCATTATCATGAGGTAGTTGTAAATTCAATTGATGACGCTGGACATGATGTGAGTCGAACAAATACAGAAATGGCAAGGAAATTTGCGAGTCATTTTTATTACCAATCACATAATGTTGATGATGCGAACCACTATGTTGCTTTGAAAGATCTAGCAAATAAGTTGGATGATCAGTATGAATTAAACGGAAATCGAATTTTTTATATGGCAATGGCTCCACAATTTTTTGGAACAATTGCTGGTCATTTAAAGGACCAAAATTTACTTACTGATAATGGTGGATTTAATCGTTTAATCATTGAGAAACCTTTTGGACGCGACTTTGAAACAGCTAAAGAATTAAATGATTCAATTTCAAAAGCCTTTAATGAAGAACAAATTTTCCGAATTGATCATTATTTAGGTAAGGATCCAATTCAATCAATTGCTTCATTACGTTTCAGTAATCCAATTATTAATGCACTTTGGAATAAAGAACATGTTGATAATATTCAGGTTACTCTAGCAGAATCCTTAGGAGTTGAGGAACGGGCTGGTTACTATGAAACAGCTGGAGCAATGCGGGATATGGTGCAAAATCACGTTTTGCAAGTGGTATCATTATTAACAATGAATCGACCGGAAATTTATGATGCTAAGCATCTACGTGAAAAGAAAGTTGAAGCATTGAATAACATTCAGCAATATACTGAGGAAGAAGCAAAGCAAAACTTTGTCAGAGGACAATACGGAGCAGATGAAATTGGAAGTCAACTGCCATACCGTGATGAAGAGGGAACTGCTGATGATTCTGAGATTGAAACTTATGTCGCTGGTAAGTTGGTAACTCATAATTCTGGTCTTGCAGGTGTTCCAATCTACATCAGGACCGGAAAGCGTCTCGCAAAGAAATCTACACAGGTTAATATCATTTTCAAGGGGCTTGATAAGAATATTTTTTCAGAGCTGACGGGAAAGAAAGAAATTCCTACCAATGTCCTTACCATTCATATTGAGCCTGACCAAGGATACACAATTGAGATGAGTTCTAAGAGTGGCAATCAAGGATATGATATTCAACCACATTATTTGCGTTTCCGAATGACGAGTGAAGAAAAAGCTAAGGTTCCAGATGCGTATGAAAAGTTAATCCATGACGCTCTTAAGGGCGATAAAACTAATTTTGCTCATTGGGATGAAGTTAGTCGTGCCTGGAAGTTAATGGATGTGGTTCGTAAGACATGGGATAATACAGTTCCAGAATTTCCCAATTATGTGAGTGGTTCAATGGGACCAAAGGCAGCAGATGATTTACTTGAGAGAGATGGACGTAAGTGGGAATTTAATCCACTTAAATAAAAACATTACAAGAACGACTGATGACGGCAGAAAGATGTTTTTGATGCCATACATTGGTCGTTTTTCTTGACGGGGAGATGATTAAAAATGGCAAAACAAATGGAATTTCCAATGAGAATAGATGATTCTAGAATGATAATTCACGTTGATATGGATGCTTTTTATGCCTCAATCGAAATGAGAGATGAGCCCATATATAAGACTAAGCCTTTAATTATTGCTCACGATCCAAGAACTAACGGGGGACACGGGGTAGTAGCAACTGCAAATTACGTTGCTCGTCAGTTTGGCGTGCATTCTGCAATGTCTGCTTCTGAAGCATTGGAACTATGTCCTGATGCCATTTTTAAGAAACCTGATTTTACAAAATATAGAGAAGTCTCACACCAAATTCATGAGATATTTCATGAATACACTGATGAAATTGAGCCCGTTGCCCTCGATGAAGCATATTTGGATGTAACAAATAATAAAAAAAATATGAGTGATTCTGTTTTAATCGCCCATGAAATTCAAAAAGAAATCTTTGCAAAAACAAATTTAACTTGTTCAACGGGAATATCCTATAATAAATTTTTGGCAAAACTTGCATCGGAGTATGAAAAACCAGTCGGGGTAGCAATGGTTTTTCCAGAAGATGTAACTGATTTTTTAAATGATATGCCTATTGAAAGTTTCAGAGGAGTTGGAAAGAAGACAATTCCTAAGATGCATGATTTGGGTGTTCACTTTGGACGTGATTTACTATCATTCTCGGAGAGCGATTTGATTCATTATTTTGGGAAATTTGGTTACGTTTTATATCGACAGGTTAGAGGAATTGATGATAGACCAGTTGCGTACCAACGAGAGCGTAAGTCGATTGGTAAGGAAGATACCTATATTAACCCACTAACAACTGATGAAGAAGTGGAACTACAGTTACGGATTATTGCCCAAAATCTTTTGAAATATGTAACAAATCAACAAAAGCATGGCAAAACAATTGTTTTAAAGCTTCGTTATACAGATTTTGAAACGATTACAAGACGAATAACTCTTGATGAATTTGTTCCTAATGATGCTGAAACGTATTATTTTTATGCGCGCCAGATTTTTGATGATGTTGGTAATTCAAGCCGTGGAATTAGGCTATTGGGTATAACGTTAACAAATTTAACTGATGTTAGTTACCAAGATGTTGTTTTACCGCTTTTTAAACGCCAAGATTAAAATTATGGTAAGCTTATTAAGGAAATTAGGAGTTGAATAATAATGGATATCCAAGAAGAAATTTTTAATCAAATTAAAAAATATAATAGAATTGTGATACATCGTCATCAGCGACCAGATCCAGATGCAATTGGGTCACAGATGGGCTTGGCAACAATTTTGCGTAATTCTTTTCCACATAAGCAAATCAAGGCAGTGGGTAAGCAAATTGACGGCCTAAGTTGGTTAGGCAGTATGGATCAGATTGACAATGATTTCTTTGATGATGCACTTGTAATTGTTGTTGACACAGCTAATCAGCCGAGAGTGGATGATCGGAGATATATAAATGGTTCAGAGATGGTTAAGATTGATCACCATCCAAATGATGATTCATTTGGTGATTTAGTTTGGGTTGAAGAATCTGCATCAAGTAGTTCAGAATTAATTTATGATTTCTATGATCGATTTAGTGATCAATTAACCTTTGATAAAGAGGCCGCTCGTTTACTATATGCTGGAATCGTTGGTGATACAGGAAGATTCCTGTATCCTGATACCAGCGCACATACACATGAAGTAGTTGCTAAGATGATGCAAACAGGATTTGATGTAGTGGGTGTTAACCAAACTTTGGATAGCATTTCAGAACCAGTTGCACGCTTGTCGGCTTACGTTTATGAGAATTTAAACATTGAAAAGAATGGAGCAGCGCACATTGTTCTTACCAATGATATTTTAGAAAAATTCGAACTAAAAGATGCTGGAACAGCTGGAATTGTTTCTTTACCTGGACGAATTGAAAATGTGAAGTGTTGGGCAATTTTTGTTGAACAACAGGATCATAGTTATCGTGTAAGACTGCGTTCCAAAGGACCAGTTATCAATGAACTGGCAAAAAAACACGATGGTGGAGGACACCCACTTGCAAGTGGAGCCAAAGCTGCAAACCAAGCAGAGATTGACGAAATTATATTGCAATTGAGTGAAATTGCTAACCGAAATGAGGATAATTAATGACAGATTTTAAAGATTTTAACTTGCGTCCCTTTTTATTGGATGCTGTAAAAGAGGCGGGGTTTAAGACGCCAACTCCCGTTCAGAAAAAAATAATACCCTTGATTGCTGCTGGAAAAAGTGTTGTTGGTCAATCTCAAACTGGTAGTGGAAAAACACATGCTTTTTTGCTTCCAATTTTTAATCAAATTGACCTATCACAAAATGCTATTCAAGCGGTTATTACAACGCCGAGTCGTGAACTAGCTTATCAGATTTATGAAGCTGCAAAACAGTTAGCGAGCAAATCAGAAACTCCCATTGAAATTGGAAATTATGTGGGTGGAACTGATAAGCAACGCCAAATTGACAAATTGGGACATCATCAACCACAAAT is a window of Pediococcus claussenii ATCC BAA-344 DNA encoding:
- the zwf gene encoding glucose-6-phosphate dehydrogenase is translated as MEQRALFIIFGGTGDLAYRKLYPALFSLYEKGYLKEHFAVIGTARRPWTDDHYHEVVVNSIDDAGHDVSRTNTEMARKFASHFYYQSHNVDDANHYVALKDLANKLDDQYELNGNRIFYMAMAPQFFGTIAGHLKDQNLLTDNGGFNRLIIEKPFGRDFETAKELNDSISKAFNEEQIFRIDHYLGKDPIQSIASLRFSNPIINALWNKEHVDNIQVTLAESLGVEERAGYYETAGAMRDMVQNHVLQVVSLLTMNRPEIYDAKHLREKKVEALNNIQQYTEEEAKQNFVRGQYGADEIGSQLPYRDEEGTADDSEIETYVAGKLVTHNSGLAGVPIYIRTGKRLAKKSTQVNIIFKGLDKNIFSELTGKKEIPTNVLTIHIEPDQGYTIEMSSKSGNQGYDIQPHYLRFRMTSEEKAKVPDAYEKLIHDALKGDKTNFAHWDEVSRAWKLMDVVRKTWDNTVPEFPNYVSGSMGPKAADDLLERDGRKWEFNPLK
- the dinB gene encoding DNA polymerase IV — its product is MAKQMEFPMRIDDSRMIIHVDMDAFYASIEMRDEPIYKTKPLIIAHDPRTNGGHGVVATANYVARQFGVHSAMSASEALELCPDAIFKKPDFTKYREVSHQIHEIFHEYTDEIEPVALDEAYLDVTNNKKNMSDSVLIAHEIQKEIFAKTNLTCSTGISYNKFLAKLASEYEKPVGVAMVFPEDVTDFLNDMPIESFRGVGKKTIPKMHDLGVHFGRDLLSFSESDLIHYFGKFGYVLYRQVRGIDDRPVAYQRERKSIGKEDTYINPLTTDEEVELQLRIIAQNLLKYVTNQQKHGKTIVLKLRYTDFETITRRITLDEFVPNDAETYYFYARQIFDDVGNSSRGIRLLGITLTNLTDVSYQDVVLPLFKRQD
- the tgt gene encoding tRNA guanosine(34) transglycosylase Tgt; translated protein: MEPAIKYRLIKTEKHTGARLGEIITPHGTFPTPIFMPVGTQATVKAMSPEELNDLGADIILANTYHLWERPGEDIVKEAGGLHKFMNWNKGILTDSGGFQVFSLAKLRDITEEGVHFRNELNGAKMFLSPEKAIQIENDLGPDIMMSFDECPPYFESYEYVKHSVERTSRWAERGLKAHQNPDTQGLFGIVQGAGFEDLRRQSASDLVSLDFPGYSIGGLSVGESKDEMNRVLEFTTPMLPENKPRYLMGVGSPDSLIDGVIRGVDMFDCVLPTRIARNGTCMTSHGRLVVKNAKYARDFTPLDDNCTCYTCRNYTRAYVRHLLKTDETFGLRLTSIHNVHFLVHLMQDVRQAILDDSLLEFRQSFFDEYGYTENPTKNF
- the yajC gene encoding preprotein translocase subunit YajC; the encoded protein is MLLAAANGFGGMSTIVFFILIFGLMYFMMIRPQRKQQQKRQEMMNKLNVGDRVVTIGRLHGVVDAIDDTEKTVTLDCDGVYLVFDRTAIMRVDREDSTEKVPNQASEKPVESSDEDKDHQVEEQQDGETTTSDNDSEK
- the ruvB gene encoding Holliday junction branch migration DNA helicase RuvB, which gives rise to MNEDERVISSEIQDNSEESAEKSLRPQTLSQYIGQDQIKHELSVYIEAAKNRNEALDHVLLYGPPGLGKTTLAMVIAREMGVNIRTTSGPAIEKSGDLVALLNELQPGDILFIDEIHRLPKMVEEMLYSAMEDFFVDIVVGQGPTAHPIHFPLPPFTLIGATTRAGVLSAPLRDRFGIVEHMNYYTEKDLTEIVKRSADIFQTNIKDEGAHEVASRSRGTPRIANRLLKRIRDFAQVENMSSINQSIVDRSLKLLGVDDRGLDEVDKKVLMTMIELYGGGPVGIKTIAANIGEDSETISEMYEPYLLQIGFIKRTPRGRMVTDRAYEHFGIPSIDSKE
- the queA gene encoding tRNA preQ1(34) S-adenosylmethionine ribosyltransferase-isomerase QueA, which encodes MTLTVDDFDYDLPHELIAQTPIKERDASRLLVLDHKTGEMQDKHFYDVIDQLNPGDAVVMNNSRVMPARIYGVKGETGGHLEVLLLHNIEGDRWETLVKPAKRAKVGTEINFGDGALRATVTKELEHGGREIEFSYDGIFMEILNQLGEMPLPPYIKEKLDDQERYQTVYSKEPGSAAAPTAGLHWTKELLDKVEAKGIKLVYLTLHVGLGTFRPVDEDNIEDHKMHSEFYQLSEESAKTLNDVRANGGRIIATGTTSIRTLETIGTKFDGEIKADSGWTDIFIKPGYDWKVVDAFITNFHLPKSTLVMLVAAFTGRDMILNAYQHAIEEKYRFFSFGDAMFIK
- a CDS encoding DHH family phosphoesterase — encoded protein: MDIQEEIFNQIKKYNRIVIHRHQRPDPDAIGSQMGLATILRNSFPHKQIKAVGKQIDGLSWLGSMDQIDNDFFDDALVIVVDTANQPRVDDRRYINGSEMVKIDHHPNDDSFGDLVWVEESASSSSELIYDFYDRFSDQLTFDKEAARLLYAGIVGDTGRFLYPDTSAHTHEVVAKMMQTGFDVVGVNQTLDSISEPVARLSAYVYENLNIEKNGAAHIVLTNDILEKFELKDAGTAGIVSLPGRIENVKCWAIFVEQQDHSYRVRLRSKGPVINELAKKHDGGGHPLASGAKAANQAEIDEIILQLSEIANRNEDN